A stretch of DNA from Spirosoma endbachense:
GCATTATAATAGCGCTCCGACTGAATCGGGAACGTCCCTGTGTTATTATCCGCTTCACCATGAACAAGCAATAGGGGAGTCTTCATCTTGTCGGCATTCATAAACGGCGACATTTTGTTATACACCTCCGGAGCCTGCCAATAGCTACGTTGTTCGTTCTGGAACCCAAATGGGGTCAGTGTACGATTGTAAGCACCACTGCGGGCAATGCCACCTTTGAATAATTTGCTGTGAGTCAGGAGATTGGCTGTCATGAACGCACCGTATGAATGGCCGCCCACACCCACACGGCTTGAGTCGACCACACCTAGCCGAACACCTTCATCAATAGCCGCTTTGGCACTGGCTACCAACTGCTCAATGTAGGTGTCGTTCGGTTCTTTATCACCCTCGCCCACAATGGGAATGCTGGCGTTGTCCAGAATGGCATAGCCCATTGTTACGAACGCAGCCGCACCCCAGTAACTGATCCGGTTAAACTGATAGGGCGAGCCGGATACCTGACTGGCGGCATCCTTGCTCTTGAACTCGGCAGGGTAGGCCCACAGGAAGGTCGGTAGTGGACCTTGTTCTTTCTTGTAGCCAACAGGCAGATAAAGCGTGGCAGTCAGGTCTACGCCATCTGAGCGCTTATAGCGAAGCTGTTGTTTTTGAATCCCTTTCAGTTGCGGATAGGGGTGAGGGAAGAATGTTACCTGAACTGGAGCAATGCGGGCTTTTAGGTTCCTGACGAAATAGTTCGGGTTTTCATCGGGCGTTTCGCGAGTGGTTAAGATCACTTGTCGAGTGGCATCCAGTACGGCAATGGGGCGCTCAAAATAAGGAGCCGCCGACCGCCAGAGCTCACGATTTTGCTTCGTTTTCAGGTTGAGCAGGCTCACAAAGGGACGGTCCCCTTCGGGCGATGCACCTAGTCCGTTCAACATAATCAACTCCCCGCTAGGCAATAGATTTAATACGTCGCGACCATATTGATTCTGCTTCGTGTCGGGTTGACCAGGATTTGTGTAACGATCTTCGTATGACCGATCAAACAGAACGGACGTTTGCCAGGTTGCCGGATTAACAATTTTGGTAATTGTCTTGCGGTTCTGCCACCAGCGTTCATTGGCCAGGGCGGTCGATTCATTCCCCCATTCGAAGCCTTCGAACCGGAACTGAGCTGCGTAAATCTCTTTGGGTTGTGCCGAGAAGGGAGCTTCTGTCAGAAAGACCTTGTCCCGGATGTCTGCTTTTACTTTAGGATCGCCATTATCCTGAGCTACTGTGTAATAGACCGAAGCTGGAGCATCGGCCCGCCAGGCAAACTCACGTGGGCCATTGGGAGCACCATCGGGGCTGTATGCAACGGTTTCCTGCAATGGGCCGTCGTTGAGTGTCTTTACCAGCGAGCCAGCAATCGCATAAACCTCCGTTTTCAGCGGAAACCGATAGACCGGAACCAGGTACGAGAAGGGAGTATGAACCGTTTCGATCAGTACGTACTGACCATTTGGTGCCGGATCGGCGGAGAGAATGATTCCCGGCTGGCCAATGTTTGTCGTTGTTCCGTCCAGACCCAGCCGAACCACTTGTGCTGTGGTGTAGTAGGCAAATTGTCGCTCGTCGGACGGGTTTTTGAGCAAATCCTGGTACGTGGGTGCCTGACCGCGTTTGCCACCGACGTTTTCCTGCGTTGTCGGACTGCTCGGTACGCGGCTGATTTCGGGCGCAGACCCGCGCCCGGCCGGAATACTCTTAACGATCAGGTTTTTGCTGTCCGATACCCAGTGATAGGGTGTTCCGAGGGTTGCGTTGAGGGCAATTGTGCCAATTTTCTGGGCCGCAGCCGTCGTTACATCGGCAACGTACAGATCGATACGGGTATCGGTTGAATTGGTAAAGGCTATTTTAGTCTCGTCGGGCGACCACTGTACATAACTGATGAGTGGATTTGCCGGAAGGCCGGTAATGGTTTTTTCATCTTTATCTGTCAGTTTTTTGATTTTGAGGCCGGTTATGTAACGCGCCCGGCTGGGTCCATTATTTGCCGGATTCAGGCGTAGGCCAGCCAGTTTGAACTCGGGTTGAGCCAGCTCGGCAATTCCTGGTGCAGAGGCCTGTTCGAGAATGAGCATGAC
This window harbors:
- a CDS encoding S9 family peptidase; this encodes MLHNLTTRRKRVRLLLVLSVVIPLAGRAQDNPTYQTPPKALADLVTVPPTPTVSMSGKGDVMLILEQASAPGIAELAQPEFKLAGLRLNPANNGPSRARYITGLKIKKLTDKDEKTITGLPANPLISYVQWSPDETKIAFTNSTDTRIDLYVADVTTAAAQKIGTIALNATLGTPYHWVSDSKNLIVKSIPAGRGSAPEISRVPSSPTTQENVGGKRGQAPTYQDLLKNPSDERQFAYYTTAQVVRLGLDGTTTNIGQPGIILSADPAPNGQYVLIETVHTPFSYLVPVYRFPLKTEVYAIAGSLVKTLNDGPLQETVAYSPDGAPNGPREFAWRADAPASVYYTVAQDNGDPKVKADIRDKVFLTEAPFSAQPKEIYAAQFRFEGFEWGNESTALANERWWQNRKTITKIVNPATWQTSVLFDRSYEDRYTNPGQPDTKQNQYGRDVLNLLPSGELIMLNGLGASPEGDRPFVSLLNLKTKQNRELWRSAAPYFERPIAVLDATRQVILTTRETPDENPNYFVRNLKARIAPVQVTFFPHPYPQLKGIQKQQLRYKRSDGVDLTATLYLPVGYKKEQGPLPTFLWAYPAEFKSKDAASQVSGSPYQFNRISYWGAAAFVTMGYAILDNASIPIVGEGDKEPNDTYIEQLVASAKAAIDEGVRLGVVDSSRVGVGGHSYGAFMTANLLTHSKLFKGGIARSGAYNRTLTPFGFQNEQRSYWQAPEVYNKMSPFMNADKMKTPLLLVHGEADNNTGTFPIQSERYYNALKGFGATTRLVFLPYESHGYTAKESLLHMLWEMNGWLDKYVKNPAAAGQGNKAGKVGGGK